From Alienimonas californiensis, a single genomic window includes:
- a CDS encoding ribulokinase, giving the protein MTAVALGLDFGTESVRALLADAAGTERGTAEAAYEHGQILRSLPGSDRPLPPRFALQCPRDWLDAAAVAVRAALAEAGLDPREVVGVGVDFTSCTMLPTTADGTPLCELPRFADQPHAWPKLWKHHGAVEQTARMNRIATERDEPFLKRYGGIIGLEWLQPKMLEAIEDAPEVAAAADVWLEGGDWFVWQLVGGPAEELPRSTCQAGYKALWSATEGYPSDAYFAAVHPGLAEAVRTKLPGRKLAPGQVAGRLTEQRAAALGLPAGIAVSAAVIDAHAAVPGVGAAGPGALVMVMGTSSCHMLNATEERFVPGLAGVVEGGILPDLFGYETGQAAVGDAFDWLRTLLGQDSFEAMAAAAAELPPGAEGVRCLDWFNGCRTPLMDGALRGTFSGLSLHAGPGHLYRALSEASACGLRWIVELLREGGVPIDRLIAAGGLPHHNRALVQVYADVLGEPIDVHPARQAPALGAAILGMVAAGRFDTVAATIEAMAAPVPAEARVEPDPHAAALYQSVYADYRRLAETFAPTAARQTS; this is encoded by the coding sequence ATGACGGCCGTCGCGCTCGGACTGGATTTCGGCACCGAATCGGTGCGGGCCCTGCTGGCGGACGCCGCGGGGACCGAACGCGGCACGGCGGAGGCGGCCTACGAGCACGGCCAGATCCTGCGGTCGCTGCCAGGGTCGGACCGCCCGTTGCCGCCGCGGTTCGCTCTGCAATGCCCGCGGGATTGGCTGGACGCCGCCGCGGTCGCCGTGCGGGCCGCGCTCGCCGAGGCGGGGCTCGACCCGCGGGAGGTCGTCGGCGTGGGCGTGGACTTCACCAGTTGCACGATGCTGCCGACGACCGCCGACGGCACGCCGCTGTGCGAACTCCCTCGCTTCGCCGACCAACCGCACGCCTGGCCGAAGCTGTGGAAGCACCACGGGGCGGTGGAGCAGACGGCCCGCATGAACCGCATCGCGACGGAGCGGGACGAGCCGTTCCTCAAACGCTACGGCGGGATTATCGGCCTGGAATGGCTGCAGCCGAAGATGCTGGAGGCGATCGAGGACGCCCCGGAGGTCGCCGCCGCCGCGGACGTCTGGCTGGAGGGCGGCGACTGGTTCGTCTGGCAGCTCGTCGGCGGACCGGCGGAGGAGTTGCCGCGGTCCACCTGTCAGGCGGGTTATAAAGCGCTGTGGTCGGCGACGGAGGGTTATCCGAGCGACGCCTACTTCGCCGCCGTCCACCCCGGGCTCGCGGAGGCGGTGCGGACGAAGCTGCCGGGTCGCAAGCTGGCCCCGGGGCAGGTCGCCGGGCGACTGACCGAGCAGCGGGCGGCGGCGCTGGGGCTGCCGGCGGGCATTGCGGTGTCGGCGGCGGTGATCGACGCCCACGCGGCGGTCCCCGGCGTCGGCGCCGCCGGGCCGGGGGCGTTGGTGATGGTGATGGGCACGAGCAGTTGCCACATGCTCAACGCGACCGAGGAACGCTTCGTCCCCGGGCTGGCCGGCGTCGTGGAGGGCGGCATCCTGCCGGACCTGTTCGGTTACGAAACCGGACAGGCGGCGGTCGGCGACGCCTTCGACTGGCTGCGGACGCTGCTCGGGCAGGATTCGTTCGAGGCGATGGCGGCCGCGGCCGCCGAACTGCCGCCGGGCGCCGAGGGGGTGCGGTGCCTGGACTGGTTCAACGGGTGTCGCACGCCGCTGATGGACGGGGCGCTGCGGGGGACGTTCTCCGGGCTCTCGCTGCACGCCGGGCCGGGGCATCTTTATCGGGCGCTGTCGGAAGCCTCCGCCTGCGGGCTGCGGTGGATCGTGGAACTGCTGCGGGAAGGCGGCGTGCCGATCGACCGGCTGATCGCCGCCGGCGGGCTGCCCCATCACAACCGCGCGCTGGTTCAGGTCTACGCCGACGTGCTGGGCGAGCCGATCGACGTGCACCCCGCCCGGCAGGCGCCGGCGCTGGGGGCGGCGATCCTGGGGATGGTCGCCGCCGGCCGGTTCGACACCGTCGCCGCCACGATCGAGGCGATGGCCGCCCCCGTCCCCGCCGAGGCCCGCGTCGAACCGGACCCCCACGCCGCGGCGCTTTATCAATCCGTCTACGCCGACTACCGCCGCCTCGCCGAGACGTTCGCCCCGACCGCCGCCCGGCAGACCTCATGA
- a CDS encoding transglutaminase-like domain-containing protein produces the protein MRLEPTSRTVRPLGSSRLRAPAASGGAAATSLRLAALTGAIAASAVVSLAAANGERAPLAVGLEIAVTALLTLVAAAVAARFVSTGRTLPLWGLGLVAASVAAEPALRAFGVGRAVEIVLLDGLRVAALACAACGRLAGPNAMSRLLALFAALFAAGLPLGPAASPGGIRAALLAFAAAAAWGAAAAYWGGLRGRVSVADPGRGRWAAHGLIAGLVLLTLAVGGGGAAAGRAGFLSTSGGSGSDATDPFARDGVGNGERLVAGTEDIRSFAPIDDAPFLEDERPSLFDAYDDTYQAPFKPGENERSQALSREQVAESRRKDMTVAGRPSAGDFSTCRQPSPTSGRTPGEKPSPALLFVSGRVPVHLRLATYGTFDGESWRREPAPAERELHAAEIDGRTWVGPEPSAAWANLFRGADAHALKVVNLSGPALPCPPNATGVCIADVTRADLFALAAPDVIRLDRSTVPPLTVVHAASRRLDPAALDDPLLFLTLPSGCTEVPEALREPLSELAAEWTAGRSRGWDEVTAVRDRLRSDYTLDPAVGDPETGSPTLHFLREAKRGRAYQFATACCLSLRCRGYATRLVGGFYADAENYDRTLGHTVVSKEDVHVWCEVAVAPGVWATVDPSPGYDPLGPPPTWRDRAAAVFAAGAKLVVQNSAASAVCLLAVCGAGLFRRRIADAGDMLGWQLARLWRGERDAVVAAVRVLDRRCRRFGPARPPGLSPPRHFAALPGAAPFADAATRALFAPALSPGDLSLAAAAVRGSAVQVTRETASVRSGEER, from the coding sequence GTGCGGCTTGAACCGACCTCTCGGACGGTCCGTCCCCTCGGTTCGTCGCGCCTGCGTGCCCCGGCGGCGAGCGGCGGGGCGGCGGCGACCTCGCTGCGGCTCGCGGCCCTGACGGGCGCGATCGCGGCGTCGGCGGTTGTCTCCTTGGCGGCGGCGAACGGGGAGCGGGCGCCGCTGGCGGTGGGACTGGAGATCGCCGTGACGGCCCTCCTCACGCTGGTTGCGGCGGCGGTCGCGGCCCGGTTCGTCTCGACCGGCCGCACGCTCCCGCTGTGGGGGCTGGGGTTGGTCGCGGCCTCGGTCGCGGCGGAGCCGGCGCTGCGGGCCTTCGGGGTCGGACGGGCGGTGGAGATCGTGCTGCTGGACGGCCTGCGGGTCGCGGCGCTGGCCTGTGCGGCGTGCGGGCGTTTGGCGGGGCCGAACGCGATGTCGCGGCTGCTGGCGCTGTTCGCGGCCCTATTCGCGGCGGGGCTGCCGCTGGGTCCGGCGGCCTCCCCGGGGGGGATCCGGGCGGCGTTGCTGGCGTTCGCCGCGGCGGCGGCCTGGGGGGCGGCGGCGGCCTATTGGGGCGGGCTGCGGGGCCGGGTGAGCGTGGCCGACCCGGGCCGCGGCCGGTGGGCCGCGCACGGGCTGATCGCCGGCCTCGTGTTGCTCACGCTGGCCGTGGGCGGCGGGGGGGCGGCCGCGGGGCGGGCCGGCTTCCTGTCCACCTCCGGCGGGTCCGGCTCGGACGCGACCGACCCCTTCGCCCGGGACGGCGTGGGCAACGGCGAGCGGCTCGTGGCCGGGACCGAGGACATCCGCTCCTTCGCCCCGATCGACGACGCCCCCTTCCTGGAAGACGAACGCCCCAGCCTGTTCGACGCCTACGACGACACCTACCAGGCGCCCTTCAAACCCGGCGAGAACGAACGCTCGCAGGCCCTCTCCCGGGAGCAGGTCGCCGAGAGCCGCCGCAAGGACATGACCGTCGCCGGCCGGCCGTCGGCGGGCGACTTCTCGACCTGCCGCCAGCCCTCGCCGACGTCCGGGCGGACGCCGGGCGAGAAACCCTCGCCGGCGCTGCTGTTCGTCTCCGGCCGGGTTCCGGTGCACCTGCGGTTGGCGACCTACGGCACGTTCGACGGCGAAAGCTGGCGGCGGGAGCCGGCCCCGGCGGAGCGTGAACTGCACGCCGCGGAGATCGACGGCCGCACCTGGGTCGGCCCGGAGCCGAGCGCCGCCTGGGCGAACCTGTTCCGCGGCGCCGACGCCCACGCGTTGAAGGTGGTGAACCTGTCCGGCCCGGCGCTGCCCTGCCCGCCGAACGCGACGGGGGTCTGCATCGCGGACGTGACCCGGGCCGACCTGTTCGCCCTCGCGGCCCCGGACGTGATCCGGCTGGACCGCTCGACGGTCCCCCCGCTGACGGTCGTGCACGCCGCCAGCCGTCGGCTCGACCCGGCCGCGCTGGACGATCCCCTGCTGTTCCTCACCCTGCCGAGCGGCTGCACGGAGGTGCCCGAGGCGCTGCGGGAGCCGCTGTCCGAACTGGCCGCCGAGTGGACCGCCGGGCGGAGTCGGGGCTGGGACGAGGTAACGGCGGTCCGCGATCGGCTGCGGAGCGACTACACGCTCGACCCCGCCGTCGGCGACCCGGAGACGGGTTCGCCCACGCTGCACTTCCTGCGGGAGGCGAAGCGGGGCCGGGCCTACCAGTTCGCCACGGCCTGCTGCCTGTCGCTGCGCTGCCGGGGGTACGCGACCCGGCTGGTCGGCGGGTTCTACGCCGACGCGGAGAACTACGACCGCACGCTGGGGCACACCGTCGTCTCGAAGGAGGACGTGCACGTCTGGTGCGAGGTCGCCGTCGCCCCGGGGGTGTGGGCGACGGTCGACCCGTCGCCCGGCTACGACCCGCTCGGCCCGCCGCCGACGTGGCGGGACCGGGCCGCGGCAGTCTTCGCGGCGGGTGCGAAACTCGTCGTTCAGAACTCGGCGGCGTCGGCGGTTTGCCTGCTGGCCGTGTGCGGGGCGGGGCTCTTCCGGCGGCGGATCGCCGACGCGGGGGACATGCTCGGTTGGCAGTTGGCCCGGCTGTGGCGGGGCGAACGGGACGCGGTCGTCGCGGCGGTGCGGGTGCTGGACCGGCGGTGCCGCCGGTTCGGGCCGGCCCGGCCGCCGGGGCTGTCGCCGCCCCGGCACTTCGCGGCCCTGCCCGGGGCGGCCCCGTTCGCCGACGCCGCCACCCGGGCGCTGTTCGCCCCGGCGCTGTCCCCGGGCGACCTCTCCCTGGCCGCTGCGGCGGTGCGGGGCTCGGCCGTCCAAGTCACCCGCGAAACCGCAAGCGTCCGTTCGGGAGAGGAACGATGA
- a CDS encoding sodium:solute symporter: protein MSGAFSGVDWTVLVVYFTATMALGFAFARRGGSSEGFTTGDRSLPGWVCGLSIFATYLSSISYLALPGKSFADNWNPFVFSLAIPLATLIAVTWFVPYYRASTEVSAYAALERRFGLWARIYVSLFYLLTQVARMGVVMYLMALPMQMLLGWDMATLILVTGVSVTIYSFVGGIAAVIWADAIQAIVLSAGAVACLAAMLWAIPGGPGTVMEVAAAGDKFSLGSWSLTEWGAPTVWVILLYGLVINLQNFGVDQSYVQRYIAADSDAAAKRSLWLGGLLYVPMSALFFFIGTTLFAYYQTRPETLTEVRAIVAEQRNAVAAPGGEPVVAADLTDADVGDRVFPYYIVTQMPAGLRGLLVAAVFAAAMSTVSTSLNSSATLILEDYYKRFLAPEAGDAAAVRVLRGATVAWGALGTGMALLLIRLTDSALDVWWMLASVFSGGIVGLFLLGMASRTNSAGAAVAVLCGLPAVAWMALSPTPLWPAALDDFRCTLHPNLTAVVGTVVILAVGFLAGIPPFGRRPEPLLPQTEAPG, encoded by the coding sequence ATGAGCGGAGCGTTCTCCGGCGTCGACTGGACCGTGCTGGTCGTTTATTTCACCGCGACGATGGCCCTGGGTTTCGCCTTCGCGCGGCGGGGCGGTTCGTCGGAGGGGTTCACGACCGGCGACCGCTCGCTGCCGGGCTGGGTGTGCGGGCTGTCGATCTTCGCCACGTACCTCAGTAGCATCAGTTATCTGGCGCTGCCGGGGAAAAGCTTCGCGGACAATTGGAACCCGTTCGTCTTCAGCCTGGCGATCCCGCTGGCGACGCTGATCGCGGTGACGTGGTTCGTGCCGTACTACCGGGCCAGCACGGAGGTCTCCGCCTACGCAGCGCTGGAGCGCCGCTTCGGGCTGTGGGCGCGGATTTACGTCAGCCTGTTTTATCTGCTCACGCAGGTCGCGCGGATGGGGGTCGTGATGTACCTGATGGCCCTGCCCATGCAGATGCTGCTGGGCTGGGACATGGCGACGCTGATCCTCGTCACGGGGGTCTCGGTGACGATTTATTCCTTCGTCGGCGGCATCGCGGCGGTGATCTGGGCGGACGCGATTCAGGCGATCGTGCTCTCCGCAGGAGCCGTCGCCTGCCTCGCCGCGATGCTCTGGGCGATCCCCGGCGGGCCCGGCACCGTCATGGAGGTCGCGGCGGCGGGGGACAAGTTCTCGCTCGGCTCCTGGTCGCTGACGGAGTGGGGGGCGCCGACGGTCTGGGTGATCCTGCTGTACGGGCTGGTGATTAATCTGCAGAACTTCGGCGTCGATCAGAGCTACGTGCAGCGGTACATCGCCGCCGATTCGGACGCCGCCGCCAAGCGGAGCCTGTGGCTCGGCGGGCTGCTGTACGTGCCGATGAGCGCGCTGTTCTTTTTCATCGGGACGACCCTGTTCGCCTATTATCAGACCCGCCCGGAAACGCTGACGGAGGTGCGGGCGATCGTCGCGGAGCAACGGAACGCGGTGGCCGCCCCCGGGGGCGAACCGGTCGTCGCCGCGGACCTGACGGACGCGGACGTCGGCGACCGGGTCTTTCCGTATTATATTGTCACCCAGATGCCCGCCGGCCTGCGGGGCCTGCTGGTGGCCGCGGTGTTCGCCGCGGCGATGAGCACGGTCTCGACCAGCCTGAACTCCTCCGCCACGCTGATCCTCGAGGACTATTATAAACGCTTCCTCGCCCCCGAGGCGGGCGACGCGGCCGCCGTCCGGGTGCTGCGCGGCGCCACGGTGGCCTGGGGGGCGCTGGGGACCGGCATGGCGCTGCTTTTAATTCGACTGACCGACAGCGCCCTGGACGTCTGGTGGATGCTGGCGAGCGTGTTCAGCGGCGGGATCGTCGGCCTGTTTTTATTGGGCATGGCGAGCCGCACGAACTCCGCCGGCGCCGCGGTCGCGGTGCTCTGCGGGCTGCCCGCGGTCGCCTGGATGGCCCTCTCGCCGACTCCGCTGTGGCCGGCCGCGCTTGATGATTTCCGGTGCACGCTGCACCCGAACCTGACGGCGGTGGTCGGTACGGTCGTGATCCTCGCCGTCGGCTTCCTCGCGGGGATCCCCCCGTTCGGGCGGCGCCCCGAGCCGCTCCTCCCCCAAACCGAAGCGCCTGGATGA
- a CDS encoding sulfatase, with protein sequence MTNAAPLALFLLAVLPVAASAAGPEPGAGGRPNVLFVLADDLGWRDLGCYGGPFETPALDRLAAQGVRFTQAYAPAPICSASRAAILTGRSPARLNFTFVTKPEPGRQSIPGMPLRTPLFTLHLPLEEVTTAEVLAAAGYDTAFFGKWHLNPHHKRYLGWHPEFGPPRQGFTTAVEDFGGHPYNSGRPAGPTPPGTFPDDSLTDRAVEFLTNRPADAAPFYLHVSHFYVHTPVDPRAEWAVEEARGEPGVGGNPRRARYAAFVQTLDHHVGRLLTALEASGHAENTLVIFFSDNGGHPEFARQAPLRGHKWTLYEGGIRVPLIVRGPGVPAGRTVDEPVIGTDLLPTLADYAGVDLADSPLLAGRPLDGVSVRGLFEADPAAIATARDTPRTTLWHFPYYHPETGVAFPTEPVGWNDPSAPFVGPHSAVRVGDRKAVYFWEDSSLALYDLAADPAERTDLAADDPALADRWKRRLFAALDAAGARRPVPADPTLVDPPNPSSP encoded by the coding sequence ATGACGAACGCCGCCCCGCTCGCCCTGTTCCTGCTCGCCGTCCTGCCGGTCGCGGCGTCGGCCGCCGGCCCCGAACCCGGCGCCGGCGGGCGGCCGAACGTGCTGTTCGTGCTGGCGGACGATCTGGGTTGGCGGGACCTCGGCTGCTACGGCGGGCCGTTCGAGACCCCGGCGCTGGACCGGCTCGCCGCTCAGGGCGTGCGATTCACGCAGGCGTACGCCCCGGCGCCGATCTGCTCGGCCAGCCGGGCCGCAATTCTCACCGGCCGCTCGCCGGCCCGGTTGAACTTCACCTTCGTCACGAAGCCGGAGCCCGGCCGGCAATCGATCCCCGGGATGCCGCTGCGGACCCCGCTGTTCACGCTGCATTTACCGCTGGAAGAAGTCACGACCGCGGAGGTCCTCGCCGCCGCCGGGTACGACACGGCGTTCTTCGGGAAATGGCATCTGAACCCGCACCACAAGCGGTACCTCGGCTGGCATCCGGAGTTCGGCCCGCCGCGGCAGGGGTTCACGACCGCCGTCGAGGACTTCGGCGGCCACCCCTATAATTCCGGCCGGCCGGCGGGGCCGACGCCGCCGGGGACCTTCCCCGACGACTCCCTCACCGACCGGGCCGTCGAGTTCCTGACGAACCGCCCGGCGGACGCGGCGCCGTTTTATCTGCACGTCAGTCACTTCTACGTCCACACGCCGGTCGACCCCCGAGCCGAGTGGGCCGTCGAGGAGGCCCGCGGGGAGCCGGGCGTGGGCGGGAACCCCCGCCGGGCCCGCTACGCGGCGTTTGTGCAGACATTGGACCACCATGTCGGCCGGTTGCTGACGGCGCTGGAGGCCTCCGGGCACGCGGAGAACACGCTGGTGATCTTCTTCAGCGACAACGGCGGGCACCCGGAGTTCGCCCGGCAGGCGCCGCTGCGGGGGCACAAGTGGACGCTTTATGAAGGCGGCATCCGCGTGCCGCTGATCGTCCGCGGCCCCGGCGTGCCGGCCGGGCGGACGGTGGACGAACCCGTGATCGGGACCGACCTGCTGCCGACGCTCGCCGATTACGCCGGCGTCGATCTCGCCGACTCCCCGCTGCTCGCCGGCCGGCCGCTGGACGGGGTCTCGGTCCGCGGGCTGTTCGAGGCGGACCCCGCCGCGATCGCGACGGCCCGGGATACGCCGCGGACGACGCTGTGGCACTTCCCCTATTACCACCCGGAAACGGGCGTCGCCTTCCCCACGGAGCCGGTCGGCTGGAACGACCCGTCGGCGCCGTTCGTGGGGCCGCACTCGGCGGTCCGCGTCGGCGACCGGAAGGCCGTGTACTTCTGGGAGGACAGTTCGCTGGCGCTGTACGACCTCGCCGCCGACCCCGCCGAACGCACCGACCTCGCCGCGGACGACCCCGCCCTCGCCGACCGCTGGAAACGCCGGCTGTTCGCGGCGCTGGACGCCGCCGGCGCCCGCCGCCCGGTCCCGGCCGACCCGACTCTCGTTGACCCGCCAAACCCGTCGTCGCCATGA
- a CDS encoding fucose isomerase has translation MTRTVQLVASGDLRESANRVCWPAQREMEAALSTAVERCGAQLRRGHQVSADRGHGFLASQKEGMEVFKTLDPDAPLIVAEAVWQYSHHVLAGLTTHRGPILTVANWSGQWPGLVGLLNLNGSLAKAGVKYDSLWSETFEDDWFVSRLKAWLDGRPVEHDLSHVRPFDPAEANENALRVGEGIAADLMRDKAILGVFDEGCMGMFNAIVPDHLLMPCGVFKERLSQSALYYEAKQVPDAEADAVRHWLEDRGMTFHTGPNHAEDLTDGQIRDQCRTYVAAVRIADDFGCDAIGIQYQQGLKDLLPASDLVEGMLNNADRPPVRSRGGGRVLYEGRPLTHFNEVDECAGLDGLLTERVHRALGQPTENTLHDLRWSDRDASDTVDGEVWVLEISGAAPPAHFEGGWAGAEGFRQPAMYFPNGGSTVRGVSKAGPVVWSRVFVEDDRLHMDLGRADAVALPREETERRWAATTPQWPIMHAIFRGVSRDQMMARHRSNHVQVAYAADEAAANEALFAKAAAAAALGLTVCLCGG, from the coding sequence ATGACCCGCACCGTGCAACTCGTCGCCTCCGGCGACCTGCGTGAATCCGCCAACCGCGTCTGCTGGCCGGCCCAGCGGGAGATGGAGGCGGCGCTGTCCACGGCCGTCGAGCGGTGCGGCGCCCAGCTCCGCCGCGGCCACCAGGTCTCCGCAGACCGCGGGCACGGCTTCCTCGCCTCCCAAAAGGAGGGGATGGAGGTCTTTAAAACGCTCGACCCGGACGCCCCGCTGATCGTCGCGGAGGCGGTCTGGCAATATTCGCACCACGTCCTCGCCGGGCTGACGACCCACCGCGGGCCCATTTTAACCGTCGCGAACTGGTCCGGGCAGTGGCCGGGGCTGGTGGGCTTGTTGAACCTCAACGGCTCCCTGGCGAAGGCGGGCGTGAAGTACGATTCCCTGTGGAGCGAGACGTTCGAGGACGACTGGTTCGTGTCCCGGTTGAAGGCGTGGCTGGACGGCCGGCCGGTGGAACACGACCTGTCGCACGTCCGGCCATTTGATCCGGCCGAGGCGAACGAGAACGCCCTCCGCGTCGGCGAAGGGATCGCCGCGGACTTAATGCGAGACAAGGCGATCCTCGGCGTGTTCGACGAGGGCTGCATGGGGATGTTCAACGCGATCGTCCCCGATCATTTATTGATGCCGTGCGGGGTCTTTAAAGAACGGCTCAGTCAGTCGGCCCTCTACTACGAGGCAAAGCAGGTCCCGGACGCGGAGGCCGACGCCGTGCGGCATTGGCTGGAGGACCGCGGGATGACCTTCCACACTGGGCCGAACCACGCCGAGGACCTGACGGACGGGCAGATCCGCGATCAGTGCCGGACCTACGTCGCCGCGGTGCGGATCGCCGACGACTTCGGCTGCGACGCGATCGGCATTCAATATCAACAGGGACTCAAAGACCTATTGCCCGCCAGCGATCTGGTCGAGGGGATGTTGAACAACGCCGACCGCCCGCCGGTCCGCAGCCGCGGCGGGGGGCGGGTTCTCTATGAGGGTCGCCCGCTGACGCACTTTAATGAGGTCGACGAATGCGCCGGCCTGGACGGGTTGCTGACCGAGCGGGTGCACCGGGCGCTGGGCCAGCCGACGGAGAACACGCTGCACGACCTGCGGTGGTCGGACCGGGACGCCAGCGACACGGTCGACGGGGAGGTGTGGGTGTTGGAAATCAGCGGCGCCGCCCCGCCGGCCCACTTCGAGGGCGGCTGGGCCGGGGCGGAGGGGTTCCGGCAACCGGCGATGTATTTTCCCAACGGCGGCAGCACGGTGCGGGGCGTTTCGAAGGCCGGGCCGGTGGTCTGGTCGCGGGTTTTCGTGGAGGACGACCGCCTGCACATGGACCTCGGTCGGGCCGACGCCGTCGCGCTGCCGCGGGAGGAGACGGAACGCCGCTGGGCGGCGACCACCCCGCAGTGGCCGATCATGCACGCGATCTTCCGCGGGGTGAGCCGGGACCAGATGATGGCCCGCCACCGCTCGAACCACGTCCAGGTCGCCTACGCCGCGGACGAGGCCGCGGCGAACGAGGCCCTGTTCGCCAAAGCCGCCGCCGCCGCCGCGCTCGGCCTGACGGTCTGCCTGTGCGGGGGGTAG
- a CDS encoding DUF58 domain-containing protein translates to MPFAPPADGGALPGVVGPRRAVACLTRLLHHDFCPGQNGWAYKLKHPLWAVAAATVAAALVGVSLNAAALWVAAALAVGGAAGVVWPWVAARGLRCTIEFDGRRGREGTPATVVLRVTNRLPLPAWGLSVAEGFGSKEHADGASGNGSADLTLDRVPGWATVEYRWTFTPTRRGVLPLAPPRLATAFPFGLWSAAIPAEVTRRLVVWPRGPAAGDVPEADAPHPSDDRLSDRDPGEFGDLLGTRAFREGDSLRRVHWAQTARHRRLIVCERQAGRTATVRLRADLAASSFVEFGTKPAEAEEAVEAAVRVVAGLCESLVRLGATVECRLNGATHRLGGDPAALRSLLDALAAVPRGGYAAPPDAGRTGGGGLGGVVVTGPSGVEERGERVVRVGGRRSSDAEAAPPCSRRSAAWVTVVPGQESRFAADWRRACRAA, encoded by the coding sequence ATGCCTTTCGCCCCCCCGGCGGACGGCGGCGCCCTGCCCGGCGTCGTCGGTCCCCGTCGGGCGGTCGCGTGCCTCACGCGGCTGCTCCATCACGATTTCTGCCCCGGCCAGAACGGCTGGGCCTACAAACTGAAGCACCCGCTGTGGGCGGTCGCGGCGGCGACCGTCGCGGCGGCGCTGGTCGGCGTGTCTCTGAACGCTGCGGCGCTGTGGGTCGCCGCGGCACTGGCGGTCGGCGGGGCCGCGGGCGTCGTTTGGCCGTGGGTCGCCGCCCGCGGGCTGCGGTGCACGATCGAGTTCGACGGCCGCCGGGGCCGGGAGGGCACGCCGGCGACGGTCGTGCTACGGGTGACGAACCGCCTGCCGCTGCCCGCGTGGGGGCTGTCGGTCGCGGAGGGCTTCGGGTCGAAAGAGCACGCGGACGGGGCGAGCGGGAACGGGTCCGCCGACCTCACGCTGGACCGCGTGCCCGGCTGGGCGACGGTCGAGTACCGCTGGACGTTCACCCCGACGCGGCGGGGCGTCCTCCCGCTGGCCCCGCCGCGGCTGGCGACGGCATTCCCGTTCGGCCTGTGGAGCGCCGCGATCCCCGCGGAGGTGACGCGGCGGCTGGTCGTCTGGCCCCGCGGCCCCGCCGCCGGCGACGTGCCGGAGGCCGACGCCCCGCACCCCTCCGACGACCGCCTCTCCGACCGCGACCCCGGCGAGTTCGGCGACCTGCTCGGCACGCGGGCCTTCCGGGAGGGGGATTCGCTCCGCCGGGTGCACTGGGCTCAAACCGCCCGGCACCGCCGCCTGATCGTCTGCGAACGGCAGGCCGGCCGCACCGCGACCGTGCGGCTGCGGGCGGATCTCGCGGCGTCCTCCTTCGTCGAGTTCGGCACGAAGCCGGCCGAGGCCGAGGAAGCCGTCGAGGCGGCGGTGCGGGTCGTCGCCGGGCTGTGCGAATCACTGGTGCGGTTGGGGGCGACGGTGGAGTGCCGGTTGAACGGCGCGACGCACCGCCTCGGCGGCGACCCGGCGGCGCTGCGGAGCCTGCTGGACGCCCTCGCCGCGGTGCCGCGGGGCGGGTACGCCGCGCCCCCCGACGCCGGCCGGACGGGCGGCGGGGGCCTTGGCGGGGTGGTCGTCACCGGACCGAGCGGCGTCGAGGAGCGGGGCGAACGGGTGGTGCGGGTCGGCGGCCGGCGTTCGAGCGACGCGGAGGCCGCCCCGCCCTGTTCCCGGCGGTCGGCGGCGTGGGTGACGGTCGTTCCGGGCCAGGAAAGCCGGTTCGCGGCGGACTGGCGGAGGGCCTGTCGTGCGGCTTGA
- a CDS encoding dihydrodipicolinate synthase family protein: protein MTFPRLRGLVPPLVTPLRSSEARTSAASAGPDELDRDGLERLIAHVVAGGVHGVFALGSSGEGPSLSHRLQREVVTATCECVAAGERRVPVLIGITDTSAEESLALARHAADCGADAVVLAPPYYFPAGQTELRQYVERLVAAIPLPTMLYNMPSLTKVVFEIETVEALARLDSVVGVKDSGGDLDYFARLIDVKNRVRPDWSVLIGPESKLVEAVRLGGDGGVCGGANVVPRLFVRLYDAAVAGDAAAVARLQAQVEQLGRMYEIGKYASRHIKAMKSALSLRGICGDALAEPFNKFLPPERAKVAAILDELDEELTR from the coding sequence ATGACCTTCCCCCGCCTCCGCGGCCTCGTTCCGCCGCTGGTCACCCCGCTGCGCTCCTCGGAGGCCCGCACCTCCGCGGCGTCCGCCGGGCCGGACGAACTCGACCGCGACGGCCTGGAACGGCTGATCGCCCACGTCGTCGCCGGCGGCGTGCACGGCGTCTTCGCCCTGGGCAGCAGCGGCGAGGGGCCGTCGCTGAGCCACCGGTTGCAGCGGGAAGTCGTGACCGCGACCTGCGAGTGCGTCGCGGCGGGGGAGCGCCGCGTGCCCGTGCTGATCGGCATCACGGATACCTCCGCGGAGGAGTCCCTCGCCCTCGCCCGACACGCCGCCGACTGCGGGGCGGACGCGGTCGTCCTCGCCCCGCCCTATTATTTCCCCGCCGGTCAAACGGAGTTGCGGCAGTATGTCGAACGGCTGGTCGCGGCGATCCCGCTGCCGACGATGCTGTATAACATGCCGTCGCTGACGAAGGTCGTCTTTGAAATTGAGACCGTGGAGGCCCTCGCCCGGTTGGACTCCGTCGTCGGCGTGAAGGACTCCGGCGGGGACCTGGATTATTTCGCCCGCCTGATCGACGTGAAGAACCGCGTGCGGCCGGATTGGAGCGTCTTGATTGGCCCGGAAAGCAAGCTGGTCGAAGCGGTGCGCCTCGGCGGGGACGGCGGCGTCTGCGGCGGGGCGAACGTCGTTCCCAGGCTGTTCGTGCGGCTGTACGACGCCGCGGTCGCCGGCGACGCGGCGGCCGTCGCCCGGTTGCAGGCCCAGGTCGAGCAGTTGGGCCGGATGTACGAGATCGGGAAATACGCCTCCCGCCACATTAAAGCGATGAAGTCGGCGTTGTCGTTGCGGGGGATCTGCGGCGACGCGCTGGCGGAGCCGTTCAATAAGTTCCTGCCGCCGGAGCGGGCGAAGGTCGCCGCAATTCTGGACGAATTGGACGAGGAACTGACCCGATGA